One genomic segment of Salarias fasciatus chromosome 8, fSalaFa1.1, whole genome shotgun sequence includes these proteins:
- the LOC115393640 gene encoding adhesion G protein-coupled receptor A1-like — protein sequence MLWLTFTARNICKDVSKDPLRTQDKTGAGHTRPKPTVLRFYLVSDGIPLLIVGITAAFGLENYGSRDDALYCWMAWEPSLGGFYAPVSLLVLVMSVYFLWTFVQLKRHPERKYELRLLTEEQQQLSSAESCNPDGGTAPGPAGDCPPFAAGVSVLANEHSFKSQLRATAFTLFLVLSTWALGALAVSMGHFLDMVFSCLYGAFCVTLGLFLLIQHCAKRDDVWHRWWACCPSKTKTEDGGGDGRRPDVHQPHCHMSSPGSGKQPLLSPPLMHASFHKMTPPPQSPTPNHTGPCCVAVMSPVNSAPVSSLAEPASSPRPQSLPDELPRPPLPLQSCLSDRAKSRSFSRPRPCLQDYRAHMASASMDGSVHGSHLDSPLAAHRPDASPLPDLQLPCPSPHLDKQLASCQALQRQTSCQSVQDSIASCHALNMHDSITSCHSLLLPPQGAAACQWHLYGSADPPPGAAEPFAAPYQQIPDSYGCPPRAADRDRDLLSVEAEQRGFPRNTLPRQHATMSRRAAIGRNRSLQEDGLFGSDATGNIRTGPWKNETTV from the exons ATGCTGTGGTTAACATTCACCGCTAGAAACATCTGTAAAGACGTGTCCAAAGACCCGCTGAGGACTCAGGACAAGACCGGAGCGGGCCACACCCGGCCCAAACCCACAGTCCTCCG GTTTTATCTGGTCAGCGACGGAATCCCTCTGCTCATCGTGGGGATCACAGCCGCCTTCGGCCTGGAGAACTACGGCAGCAGGGACGACGCTCTGTA CTGCTGGATGGCCTGGGAGCCCAGCCTGGGGGGGTTCTACGCCCCCGTCagcctgctggtcctggtcatGTCGGTCTACTTCCTGTGGACGTTCGTCCAGCTGAAGCGCCACCCGGAGAGGAAGTACGAGCTGCGGCTGCtgacggaggagcagcagcagctgtcctccGCCGAGTCCTGCAACCCGGACGGGGGGACGGCCCCGGGGCCCGCCGGGGACTGCCCCCCCTTCGCCGCGGGGGTGTCGGTGCTGGCCAACGAGCACTCCTTCAAGTCTCAGCTGCGGGCCACGGCCTTCACgctgttcctggtcctgtccaCGTGGGCGCTGGGCGCGCTGGCGGTCTCCATGGGACACTTCCTGGACATGGTCTTCAGCTGCCTGTACGGCGCCTTCTGCGTGACGCTGGGCCTCTTCCTGCTCATCCAGCACTGCGCCAAGCGGGACGACGTCTGGCACCGCTGGTGGGCCTGCTGTCCGTCCAAGACCAAGACGGAGGACGGGGGCGGGGACGGGCGGCGGCCGGACGTCCATCAGCCGCACTGCCACATGAGCTCCCCGGGCTCGGGCAAGCAGCCGCTGCTGTCCCCGCCCCTCATGCACGCCTCCTTCCACAAGATGACTCCGCCCCCCCAGAGCCCGACGCCCAACCACACGGGGCCGTGCTGCGTCGCCGTCATGAGCCCCGTGAACTCCGCCCCCGTCTCGTCTCTGGCGGAGCCGGCGTCCTCGCCGCGGCCGCAGTCGCTGCCCGACGAGCTGCCCCGCCCGCCCCTCCCCCTGCAGAGCTGCCTGAGCGACCGGGCCAAGTCCCGCTCCTTCAGCCGGCCCCGCCCCTGCCTCCAGGACTACCGCGCTCACATGGCCTCGGCCAGCATGGACGGCAGCGTGCACGGCTCGCACCTGGACAGCCCCCTCGCCGCGCACCGCCCGGACGCCTCGCCGCTCCCGGACCTCCAGCTGCCATGCCCCAGCCCCCACCTGGACAAGCAGCTGGCGTCCTGCCAGGCGCTGCAGCGCCAGACGTCCTGCCAGAGCGTGCAGGACTCCATCGCCTCCTGCCACGCCCTCAACATGCACGACAGCATCACGTCCTgccacagcctgctgctgccgccccAGGGCGCCGCCGCCTGCCAGTGGCACCTGTACGGCTCGGCCGACCCCCCGCCCGGCGCCGCCGAGCCCTTCGCCGCGCCGTACCAGCAGATCCCCGACAGCTACGGCTGCCCGCCGCGGGCCGCCGACAGGGACAGGGATCTCCTGTCGGTGGAGGCGGAGCAGAGAGGCTTCCCCAGGAACACGCTGCCGCGGCAACACGCCACCATGAGCCGGCGGGCGGCCATCGGCCGGAACaggagcctgcaggaggacggcCTGTTCGGGTCGGACGCCACCGGGAACATCCGGACTGGCCCCTGGAAGAACGAGACCACGGTATAG